In Brassica rapa cultivar Chiifu-401-42 chromosome A06, CAAS_Brap_v3.01, whole genome shotgun sequence, a single window of DNA contains:
- the LOC103873130 gene encoding uncharacterized protein LOC103873130 isoform X3, which yields MGMYFPMYRFNGSPCSRSILYPSSLMFRYLLFLTLSTKNLSISSTHFRLTHYLPLYYGPLISFSLNGLELSKLNNVATFVVLAMALRTQPDALTLVLTNMKERPTYQGQDKLPLIIWMMAQASQGDLSAGLFSWVQTLLPLVANECCSSHSIDLILQFVEMILSSNPEARAVLLNKPLRHGVRLLPHCFFEMLVRLTFPAPSARVESTQRFEAIYPLLKEVALAPDITANALKQIFTFSLKLAGGQGIGGNPALANEATAIAISVLTQNVDCFKQWDVLYKENLEASVALLNKLVDEWKDHSLKLSSSSSDTLTVKHAINSFRMKNEKAITESVANPSLYKEADQSCKLISRRLSRGIGIAPLTAMVIAAAGGAVVAGAAHALIYLARSKKSS from the exons ATGGGAATGTACTTTCCCATGTATCGTTTCAATGGGTCACCATGTTCGAGGAGTATCCTTTATCCAAGCTCATTGAT GTTCCGATATCTCTTATTCCTAACCCTGTCTACCAAAAATCTATCGATTTCATCAACACACTTCCGTTTGACACACTACCTGCCTTTGTACTATGGTCCTCTGATCTCATTCTCACTGAATGGCCTCGAGTTGTCAAAGTTGAACAAc GTGGCAACATTTGTTGTATTGGCCATGGCATTGCGTACTCAACCTGATGCCTTGACTCTGGTTTTAACAAATATGAAGGAGAGACCTACATATCAAGGCCAGGACAAGCTTCCGCTTATAATTTGGATGATGGCTCAG GCCTCCCAAGGTGATTTATCTGCTGGCTTGTTTTCATGGGTACAAACCTTGCTGCCACTAGTCGCTAACGAGTGCTGCAGCTCTCACTCAATTGATCTCATCCTGCAATTTGTTGAGAT GATTTTGTCCTCGAATCCAGAGGCTCGGGCTGTACTCCTAAACAAACCTCTTAGGCATGGAGTGCGACTGCTTCCACATTGTTTTTTTGAGATGTTGGTGCGGCTTACATTCCCTGCTCCATCCGCTAGAGTAGAGTCAACACAGAGGTTTGAGGCTATTTATCCCTTGTTGAAGGAAGTAGCCCTTGCACCAGATATTACTGCAAACGCACTGAAACAGATATTCACTTTTTCCTTGAAATTAGCTGGTGGACAAGGTATTGGTG GAAATCCTGCTCTAGCCAATGAAGCTACAGCGATCGCCATCAGTGTTTTGACACAAAACGTTGATTGCTTTAAGCAATGGGATGTTCTCTACAAAGAGAATCTTGAAGCTAGCGTTGCTCTTCTTAATAAGCTTGTAGACGAATGGAAGGATCATTCCCTCAAACTTTCATCATCGTCGAGTGATACTCTCACTGTCAAGCATGCTATCAACAGCTTCAGGATGAAG AACGAAAAAGCCATCACTGAAAGTGTAGCCAATCCTTCTCTTTACAAAGAAGCTGACCAGTCGTGCAAACTGATCTCAAGGAGACTCTCCCGTGGCATCGGAATAGCACCCTTAACCGCTATGGTTATAGCAGCTGCAGGAGGCGCTGTTGTAGCCGGAGCCGCACATGCTCTAATCTATCTTGCCAGGAGCAAAAAGTCCTCTTAA
- the LOC103873133 gene encoding SNF1-related protein kinase regulatory subunit gamma-1, with protein sequence MASVPEIKIVRSESLGHRSEVSSPEAKLGMRVEDLWDEQKPQLSPDEKLNACFESIPVSAFPLSSDSQDIEIRSDTSLAEAVETLSKLKVLSAPVVDVDAPEDASWIDRYIGIVEFPGIVVWLLHQLDPTSPRSPAVAGSNGTSHDFTADIGDDSAVTSGNFFEVLTSSELYKNTKVRDISGTFRWAPFLALQKDNSFLTMLLLLSKYKMKSIPVVDLGEAKIENIITQSGVIHMLAECVGLHWFEDWGVKTLSEVGLPIMSKDHIIKIYEDEPVLQAFKLMRRKRIGGIPVIERKSEKPVGNISLRDVHFLLTAPEIYHDYRSITTKNFLVAVREHLEKRGDTSAPILSGVIACTKNHTLKELILMLDAEKIHRLYVVDDSGNLEGLITLRDIIARLVYEPPGYFGDFFDGVMPLPQNYRV encoded by the exons ATGGCGAGTGTGCCGGAGATAAAGATAGTGAGGAGCGAGAGCTTAGGGCATCGAAGTGAGGTGTCGAGCCCGGAAGCTAAGCTAGGGATGCGCGTGGAAGATCTCTGGGATGAGCAGAAGCCTCAGCTCAGCCCTGACGAGAAGCTCAACGCTTGCTTCGAGAGCATCCCTGTCTCTGCTTTCCCTCTCTCCTCTGACTCACAAG ACATCGAGATAAGATCAGACACAAGTTTGGCTGAAGCTGTGGAGACACTATCAAAACTCAAGGTCTTGAGCGCTCCTGTGGTAGATGTTGACGCTCCTGAAGACGCCAGCTGGATTGATCGCTACATCGGTATTGTGGAGTTTCCAGGCATTGTAGTCTGGCTTTTGCACCAG ttggaCCCAACATCTCCAAGGAGCCCTGCTGTTGCAGGTTCTAATGGAACTTCTCATGATTTCACCGCCGATATCGGAGATGATTCAGCTGTAACTTCCGGAAACTTCTTTGAGGTCCTTACTTCTTCAGAGCTCTACAAGAACACCAAG GTTCGAGATATCTCTGGAACATTCAGATGGGCACCCTTCCTTGCTCTGCAGAAAGACAACTCCTTTTTAACCATGTTACTGCTTCTTTCCAAGTACAAAATGAAGAGCATCCCTGTGGTTGATTTAGGAGAAGCAAAGATCGAAAACATAATCACACAGTCAGGAGTTATCCATATGCTGGCAGAATGTGTGGGGCTTCACTGGTTTGAGGATTGGGGAGTCAAAACTCTCTCTGAAGTCGGTCTTCCCATTATGTCAAAAGATCATATCATTAAG ATTTATGAGGATGAACCAGTTCTTCAGGCGTTCAAGCTTATGAGGAGAAAGAGAATCGGAGGCATACCTGTTATAGAAAGAAAAAGTGAGAAGCCAGTAGGCAACATTAGCCTTAGAGATGTTCACTTTCTCCTCACTGCACCAGAGATCTACCATGACTACAG GTCAATCACAACGAAGAACTTCTTAGTAGCGGTTAGAGAGCATCTGGAGAAGCGTGGGGATACATCAGCACCTATACTGAGTGGTGTCATTGCTTGCACTAAGAACCATACGCTAAAGGAACTGATTTTGATGCTAGACGCTGAGAAGATCCATAGACTATATGTGGTGGATGATTCAGGTAACCTCGAAGGACTCATCACTCTCAGAGACATCATCGCAAGACTTGTGTATGAGCCACCTGGCTATTTTGGGGATTTCTTTGACGGTGTTATGCCTCTACCTCAAAACTACAGAGTCTAA
- the LOC103873132 gene encoding zinc finger protein SHOOT GRAVITROPISM 5 produces MAEQQQQHDHHKELQLLPSPLSTESPVRTLVPTMTTTDHHHSSSMIHHDLDLKLSISLSTIPTATVEHVSDGGGGVEALKWQAAEQIRLAAIEKAYAERVRELTRREMEMAQSEFARARVMWQKAREEVERAERLKERSMTKIDTTCLEITCHSCSQRFRP; encoded by the exons atggcTGAACAACAGCAGCAACATGATCATCACAAAGAGCTTCAGCTTTTACCTTCTCCACTGTCGACGGAATCTCCGGTAAGGACACTCGTCCCAACAATGACAACAACCGATCACCACCATTCCTCATCCATGATCCACCACGATCTCGACCTCAAACTCTCCATCAGCCTCAGCACAATTCCAACGGCGACCGTGGAGCATGTAAGCGATGGCGGAGGAGGTGTGGAGGCTCTGAAGTGGCAGGCGGCGGAGCAGATAAGACTGGCGGCGATAGAGAAGGCTTACGCCGAGAGAGTCAGAGAGCTGACTCGCCGTGAGATGGAGATGGCTCAATCTGAGTTTGCTCGTGCAAG GGTGATGTGGCAGAAGGCGAGGGAGGAGGTTGAGAGAGCGGAGAGGTTGAAGGAGAGATCAATGACCAAGATCGATACGACTTGCTTGGAGATCACTTGCCACTCTTGCAGTCAGCGTTTTAGGCCTTAA